A region of Desulfolithobacter dissulfuricans DNA encodes the following proteins:
- a CDS encoding toprim domain-containing protein: MMDLPDITLSELKQSEYWTPKTRISGNTIQGLTCSVCGFVGVGWAYLSAPYSINCNRLNHCGARTKTLDLLDIRKDIEKHFKPTRQDPQRPARAYLESRGIRQALKGLKFYYQKNVRNSGTGAVMFPIGKDEKGKTVANGRLLSPPSGVGKTHNSGSTSGIFWQHPGIEYDPYSPTYVVEGIIDALSLVEIGHQAIAVLAAGQDPKKLDLARFKKLVPAFDNDLAGARATKKWIDIYPDMQPIMPDRGMDWNDLLCSGPAEDVKKRFSESLPRFLVNAQLALAGSAHEYATIYHGFFGYPPGIFVHDGCTHFAFLKKRGDEARLVVERCGRFTLKVVSYRKDTSNPENPEYRYHLEIQPKGSRPVQTAASGRDLATPRGLKEFFLTRAKVAFEANANAATAIATTITSSKAPRCFSTP; the protein is encoded by the coding sequence ATGATGGACTTGCCTGATATAACCTTGTCCGAGCTCAAACAGTCCGAGTATTGGACACCGAAGACGAGAATAAGCGGGAACACAATTCAAGGGCTTACTTGTTCGGTCTGTGGCTTCGTCGGGGTCGGATGGGCCTATCTATCTGCCCCCTATAGCATCAACTGCAATCGCCTAAATCATTGTGGCGCCAGGACTAAGACTCTCGATCTGCTGGATATCCGAAAAGACATCGAGAAGCACTTTAAGCCGACCAGGCAGGATCCCCAGCGGCCGGCCAGAGCATACCTTGAGTCGAGAGGAATCAGGCAGGCGCTCAAAGGCCTGAAATTTTATTACCAGAAGAACGTAAGGAATTCGGGCACCGGCGCTGTTATGTTCCCGATCGGCAAAGACGAGAAAGGGAAAACCGTTGCCAACGGCCGCCTTCTCTCGCCGCCATCCGGAGTGGGAAAAACCCACAACAGTGGCTCGACCAGCGGCATTTTCTGGCAACATCCAGGGATCGAGTACGACCCGTATAGCCCAACCTATGTTGTCGAGGGAATTATTGACGCCTTAAGCCTCGTCGAGATTGGCCACCAGGCCATCGCTGTTCTTGCCGCCGGCCAGGACCCGAAAAAACTGGATCTTGCGCGTTTCAAAAAGCTGGTTCCAGCCTTTGATAACGATTTGGCCGGAGCCAGGGCCACCAAAAAATGGATAGATATTTATCCTGACATGCAGCCCATCATGCCGGATAGGGGTATGGATTGGAACGACCTTCTTTGTTCCGGCCCAGCCGAAGATGTGAAAAAGCGGTTCTCGGAGAGCCTGCCGCGATTTCTGGTCAATGCTCAGCTTGCCCTGGCCGGCTCGGCTCATGAGTATGCCACCATCTATCATGGGTTCTTTGGCTATCCACCGGGGATATTCGTGCACGATGGTTGCACCCACTTTGCGTTCTTAAAGAAACGTGGAGACGAGGCCAGGCTCGTTGTAGAGCGATGCGGCAGGTTTACCCTGAAGGTTGTTTCCTATCGCAAGGACACGTCCAACCCGGAAAATCCAGAGTACCGCTACCACCTGGAGATCCAACCCAAAGGATCCCGCCCTGTCCAAACAGCGGCCTCAGGGCGCGACCTGGCCACCCCGAGGGGCCTCAAGGAATTCTTCCTTACAAGAGCCAAGGTCGCCTTCGAAGCCAATGCCAACGCGGCAACCGCCATCGCGACAACCATCACCTCCAGCAAGGCCCCGAGGTGCTTCAGTACTCCTTGA
- a CDS encoding helix-turn-helix transcriptional regulator, translating into MTAVTLLKIKDVERITALKKSAIYQGIHEGTFPEPVRLSKRSVAWRSDELETWIESRPRVTAARSAKEAAE; encoded by the coding sequence ATGACTGCTGTAACCCTACTCAAGATCAAGGACGTTGAACGAATCACTGCTCTGAAGAAATCAGCTATTTATCAGGGAATTCATGAAGGCACCTTTCCAGAGCCTGTTCGCTTGTCCAAGAGATCGGTGGCCTGGAGATCCGACGAGCTTGAAACCTGGATCGAGAGCCGCCCCCGAGTAACCGCAGCCAGGAGCGCAAAGGAGGCTGCTGAATGA